From one Stigmatopora nigra isolate UIUO_SnigA chromosome 8, RoL_Snig_1.1, whole genome shotgun sequence genomic stretch:
- the get1 gene encoding guided entry of tail-anchored proteins factor 1, which produces MAAGYAWFLVLGSVFLCNLMKTLLPSISSFLSRMVQKDAEQENEMRAEIQAMKKEQSSISMMDEFARYARLERKINKMTDKLKTHVKSRSAQQAKMKWVVNIVFYILQGALMISLIWKYYSDPVTVVPSKWIAPVERIVAFPTGVTGGVGITCWLVVCNKVVTLGLHAFS; this is translated from the exons ATGGCAGCTGGTTATGCTTGGTTTCTTGTGCTCGGCTCCGTTTTCCTCTGCAATCTAATGAAAACACTGTTGCCGAGTATTTCCTCGTTC CTCTCCAGGATGGTCCAAAAAGATGCTGAacaggaaaatgagatgagagctGAAATCCAGGCGATGAAGAAAGAGCAGTCTTCAATTAGTATGATGGATGAATTCGCCAGATATGCCCGGTTAGAGCGTAAAATAAACAAGATGACAGACAAGCTCAAAACACACG TGAAATCAAGGTCTGCACaacaagccaaaatgaaatgggTTGTCAACATTGTCTTTTACATCCTGCAG ggGGCACTGATGATCTCTTTAATTTGGAAGTATTACTCTGATCCAGTCACTGTGGTTCCAAGTAAATGGATTGCACCTGTAGAGCGTATTGTTGCTTTCCCAACTGGAGTCACAG GTGGTGTCGGAATTACGTGCTGGTTAGTGGTTTGCAACAAGGTAGTAACACTGGGTCTCCATGCCTTCAGCTAG
- the LOC144200831 gene encoding lebercilin-like protein yields MSANLPDSARKAREGGLPKMCNINEAPPTSLPSVYPGSGKYRAIKSIEDKLVPYRKSGDNKIKLPPINEKPKTYEMPTNLSIRDLKRQNGDLHLQLIVFKTQSKVMKNVLHRHTVAVKEYQRLEGNICKIQEQHLNEVKVLRKLIGKTRSSCDFVVKKLQAAEKELMESKDKILQLESQIVHHSTMLEREELSQRLEEANLDLRDKNKRIWELERNNTVLQSTLHRHIAGEQRKLSKTSDVFYCLQTRVYELTKEIQERKQELANHNLPALRFQHLIKKKETCNKMVQTDEIYYSPIECEFSIMSDSFKPEDELQRWLSSTSTDNIPRASLAVKYLKKIVPQSEGFTDFEKIPAHKIAGDYSKRNEEKEVFHDSDSREDEDRTDSDKYPSTCKFAPKDVPTPAQEKENKLAKIRRKYVFTPVITNLHLGRPTHTGVDQISRNSQVHRQPPSWKSVILEEDTSTYDSQTSQPDMDPMPSNPIDSFETTISSHSFS; encoded by the exons ATGAGTGCGAATCTGCCAGATTCGGCACGGAAGGCAAGGGAGGGAGGTCTTCCGAAAATGTGCAATATTAATGAAGCTCCACCAACATCTCTGCCATCGGTCTACCCAGGATCGGGCAAATATCGTGCAATTAAAAGCATAGAGGACAAGCTGGTTCCATATAGAAAGAGTGGAG ATAACAAGATAAAGTTGCCTCCGATCAACGAAAAACCCAAGACCTACGAAATGCCaaccaatttgagcattagagATCTCAAGAGGCAAAACGGCGATTTGCATCTGCAGCTGATCGTTTTCAAGACACAGTCCAAAGTTATGAAAAATGTCCTGCATCGCCACACGGTGGCAGTGAAGGAATACCAACGATTGGAAGGCAATATTTGTAAG ATCCAAGAACAGCATCTCAATGAGGTGAAAGTTTTACGAAAATTGATCGGCAAGACGCGATCCAGCTGTGACTTTGTGGTAAAGAAACTGCAGGCTGCAGAGAAGGAGTTGATGGAATCAAAAGACAAGATCCTGCAGCTTGAATCGCAGATTGTCCACCATTCAACCATGTTGGAAAGGGAAGAGCTCAGCCAGAGGTTGGAAGAGGCAAACCTAGATCTGAGGGACAAAAACAAGCGCATATGG gaattagAGAGGAATAACACAGTGCTTCAAAGCACACTCCATCGCCACATAGCAGGAGAGCAAAGAAAGCTGTCTAAGACCAGTGACGTGTTCTACTGCCTGCAAACACGAGTTTATGAACTCACCAAAGAAATTCAG GAACGAAAGCAAGAACTGGCAAACCACAATCTACCTGCTCTTCGATTCCAACATTTGATAAAGAAAAAAG AAACGTGTAACAAGATGGTCCAAACTGATGAAATATACTATTCACCCATTGAGTGTGAGTTTTCAATCATGTCGGACTCTTTCAAGCCTGAAGATGAGCTGCAAAGGTGGCTGAGCTCAACAAGCACA GATAATATACCACGGGCGTCTTTGGCTGTTaagtacctgaagaaaattgTGCCACAAAGTGAAGGTTTTACAG ACTTTGAGAAAATTCCAGCTCACAAAATTGCAGGGGACTATAGCAAAAGAAATGAGGAAAAGGAAGTTTTTCACGACTCCGACTCAAGAGAGGATGAGGATAGGACAGACTCGGATAAATATCCAAGCACTTGTAAATTTGCTCCGAAAGATGTTCCGACGCCGGctcaggaaaaagaaaacaaactcgCCAAAATTCGCCGTAAGTACGTTTTCACACCAGTGATTACAAATCTGCACTTGGGGAGACCAACTCACACTGGCGTGGACCAGATATCACGAAACAGTCAGGTTCATAGACAACCACCATCTTGGAAATCAGTCATCCTCGAAGAAGACACATCCACATATGACTCCCAAACAAGTCAACCTGATATGGATCCTATGCCCTCAAATCCTATTGACAGTTTTGAGACTACCATTAGTTCACATTCTTTCAGTTGA
- the LOC144200534 gene encoding uncharacterized protein LOC144200534 isoform X1 — protein sequence MSVQQRDFPPRSGAEGDASRCIKEQPQPCSLPRLLTGQRISQTKSHTYKSQEDKLNPYRRPEVSKLKLPPIRDPIKLREQSAQNIKELKNQNYVLQQQLKDSKMENKLLKNVLHRHSVALQQYQDLEGSISQIQEQHRNEVKALRKLLSETRLSRDNLVRKLQTTEKELLDCRGRINHLQWRVCRNPNLLEKEELTRRLSEFTIQLEEKERRIQFLEKSNMLLQGSLNRQVASEYKKITKTNEFSLGLQSEVGELTKKVEPDRMKEMEANGIYGMRSSKQERKVKQSKMVQTEAFVSTNSDPGSRLKSDFSDIDDNPHRWLTPDSSDYGAQISQTSEQRSNNSRLSDVPVDEEIQCKRRESSKDTKESEDKNEEEEDEENSKNEYDEEDNNEGGGGGGRSNENNNEENRGRDNYYEKGFEEEEMDEYHGKEKCEEKQYDSEETRLEDDLKETINEEEEEEEVYLEEQEERNESQEENEVTEERVEELVEELKEEEEQIQREKVEEEEEQIHKENVEEEELVEKEERKQMGDEMTDGIEPTEPGVSKEVDENLVAVVVKDDDLKTQTKRKEKGDEKDIKTFKKCSMACMLREPKVAALREPKRLTRPKVRRKYNFTPVTKNLHLGKPAYSGVHLRYFKSSSTPAKEETHYCRNRRRTAEMIEDAYLSDEQMSQPDAASDGSELDLNTNESSLWT from the exons ATGAGTGTACAACAGCGGGACTTTCCACCGAGGTCAGGGGCCGAGGGGGACGCTTCAAGGTGCATCAAGGAACAACCTCAACCATGCTCGCTGCCCAGACTCCTCACCGGTCAGCGCATTTCGCAAACTAAATCACATACGTACAAATCTCAAGAAGACAAACTGAACCCGTATAGGCGACCTGAAG TGTCGAAGCTGAAATTACCACCCATTAGGGACCCCATAAAGTTGAGGGAACAATCTGCGCAAAATATTAAGGAGCTCAAGAACCAGAATTATGTGCTGCAACAGCAATTGAAGGATTCAAAGATGGAGAACAAACTGTTGAAGAATGTTCTGCATCGTCACTCGGTGGCGCTGCAGCAATACCAAGATTTGGAAGGAAGCATTTCTCAG ATACAAGAGCAGCACAGAAATGAAGTGAAAGCTTTGCGGAAGTTGCTCAGCGAAACACGCTTGAGTCGTGATAATCTGGTTAGGAAACTACAAACTACAGAGAAGGAGTTGTTAGACTGCAGAGGCAGGATTAATCATCTCCAGTGGAGGGTTTGCCGGAACCCAAACCTCCTGGAGAAGGAGGAACTAACCCGCAGGCTTAGTGAGTTCACAATACAGCTAGAGGAAAAGGAGAGGAGGATACAG TTCTTGGAGAAGAGTAACATGTTGCTTCAAGGCTCACTCAATCGCCAGGTAGCAAGTGAATACAAAAAGATAACCAAGACCAatgagttttctctgggtcTACAATCAGAAGTTGGTGAATTGACCAAGAAAGTTGAA cctgacAGAATGAAAGAAATGGAGGCAAATGGTATTTATGGTATGCGATCATCAAAACAAGAAAGAAAAG taaaACAAAGTAAAATGGTCCAGACGGAAGCATTTGTCTCAACAAATAGCGATCCTGGCAGTAGGCTCAAGTCAGATTTTTCGGACATTGATGACAACCCTCATCGGTGGCTGACCCCTGACAGCTCA GATTATGGAGCACAAATTTCTCAAACAAGTGAACAAAGAAGTAACAACTCGAGGCTTTCTGACGTTCCAG TTGATGAGGAAATCCAATGCAAACGACGGGAGTCCTCCAAAGACACAAAGGAGTCAGAAGAtaagaatgaggaggaagaggatgaggaaAATAGTAAAAATGAATATGACGAGGAAGATAAtaatgaaggaggaggaggaggtgggagATCAAATGAGAACAACAATGAAGAGAATCGTGGAAGGGACAATTATTATGAGAAAGGTTTTGAGGAAGAGGAAATGGACGAATATCACGGAAAGGAGAAATGTGAGGAAAAACAATATGATTCAGAGGAGACACGGTTGGAGGACGACCTTAAGGAGACAAtaaatgaggaagaggaggaggaggaggtctatctggaagaacaagaggaaaggAACGAGTCGCAGGAGGAAAATGAGGTAACAGAAGAACGGGTAGAAGAGTTGGTGGAGGAGctaaaagaggaagaggagcagATACAAAGGGAGAAagtggaagaggaggaagagcagATACATAAGGAGAATgtggaagaggaggagcttGTAGAAAAGGAAGAGAGGAAGCAAATGGGAGATGAAATGACGgatgggattgaacccacaGAGCCCGGGGTGAGTAAAGAGGTTGACGAAAATTTAGTGGCGGTAGTGGTGAAAGACGACGACctcaaaacacagacaaaaagaaaagagaaaggtGATGAGAAAGACATTAAGACATTCAAAAAATGTTCCATGGCGTGCATGCTACGAGAACCTAAAGTGGCAGCTCTGCGTGAACCCAAACGATTAACACGGCCCAAAGTTCGCCGTAAATACAACTTCACACCAGTTACTAAGAACCTTCATCTTGGGAAGCCAGCCTACAGCGGGGTTCACCTGAGGTATTTTAAAAGCTCATCCACGCCGGCAAAAGAGGAGACTCATTACTGTCGTAATCGGAGACGTACCGCCGAGATGATAGAAGACGCCTATCTGAGTGACGAACAGATGAGCCAACCGGATGCCGCCAGTGACGGCTCGGAATTGGATTTAAACACTAATGAATCGTCTCTGTGGACTTAA
- the LOC144200534 gene encoding uncharacterized protein LOC144200534 isoform X2: MSVQQRDFPPRSGAEGDASRCIKEQPQPCSLPRLLTGQRISQTKSHTYKSQEDKLNPYRRPEVSKLKLPPIRDPIKLREQSAQNIKELKNQNYVLQQQLKDSKMENKLLKNVLHRHSVALQQYQDLEGSISQFLEKSNMLLQGSLNRQVASEYKKITKTNEFSLGLQSEVGELTKKVEPDRMKEMEANGIYGMRSSKQERKVKQSKMVQTEAFVSTNSDPGSRLKSDFSDIDDNPHRWLTPDSSDYGAQISQTSEQRSNNSRLSDVPVDEEIQCKRRESSKDTKESEDKNEEEEDEENSKNEYDEEDNNEGGGGGGRSNENNNEENRGRDNYYEKGFEEEEMDEYHGKEKCEEKQYDSEETRLEDDLKETINEEEEEEEVYLEEQEERNESQEENEVTEERVEELVEELKEEEEQIQREKVEEEEEQIHKENVEEEELVEKEERKQMGDEMTDGIEPTEPGVSKEVDENLVAVVVKDDDLKTQTKRKEKGDEKDIKTFKKCSMACMLREPKVAALREPKRLTRPKVRRKYNFTPVTKNLHLGKPAYSGVHLRYFKSSSTPAKEETHYCRNRRRTAEMIEDAYLSDEQMSQPDAASDGSELDLNTNESSLWT, translated from the exons ATGAGTGTACAACAGCGGGACTTTCCACCGAGGTCAGGGGCCGAGGGGGACGCTTCAAGGTGCATCAAGGAACAACCTCAACCATGCTCGCTGCCCAGACTCCTCACCGGTCAGCGCATTTCGCAAACTAAATCACATACGTACAAATCTCAAGAAGACAAACTGAACCCGTATAGGCGACCTGAAG TGTCGAAGCTGAAATTACCACCCATTAGGGACCCCATAAAGTTGAGGGAACAATCTGCGCAAAATATTAAGGAGCTCAAGAACCAGAATTATGTGCTGCAACAGCAATTGAAGGATTCAAAGATGGAGAACAAACTGTTGAAGAATGTTCTGCATCGTCACTCGGTGGCGCTGCAGCAATACCAAGATTTGGAAGGAAGCATTTCTCAG TTCTTGGAGAAGAGTAACATGTTGCTTCAAGGCTCACTCAATCGCCAGGTAGCAAGTGAATACAAAAAGATAACCAAGACCAatgagttttctctgggtcTACAATCAGAAGTTGGTGAATTGACCAAGAAAGTTGAA cctgacAGAATGAAAGAAATGGAGGCAAATGGTATTTATGGTATGCGATCATCAAAACAAGAAAGAAAAG taaaACAAAGTAAAATGGTCCAGACGGAAGCATTTGTCTCAACAAATAGCGATCCTGGCAGTAGGCTCAAGTCAGATTTTTCGGACATTGATGACAACCCTCATCGGTGGCTGACCCCTGACAGCTCA GATTATGGAGCACAAATTTCTCAAACAAGTGAACAAAGAAGTAACAACTCGAGGCTTTCTGACGTTCCAG TTGATGAGGAAATCCAATGCAAACGACGGGAGTCCTCCAAAGACACAAAGGAGTCAGAAGAtaagaatgaggaggaagaggatgaggaaAATAGTAAAAATGAATATGACGAGGAAGATAAtaatgaaggaggaggaggaggtgggagATCAAATGAGAACAACAATGAAGAGAATCGTGGAAGGGACAATTATTATGAGAAAGGTTTTGAGGAAGAGGAAATGGACGAATATCACGGAAAGGAGAAATGTGAGGAAAAACAATATGATTCAGAGGAGACACGGTTGGAGGACGACCTTAAGGAGACAAtaaatgaggaagaggaggaggaggaggtctatctggaagaacaagaggaaaggAACGAGTCGCAGGAGGAAAATGAGGTAACAGAAGAACGGGTAGAAGAGTTGGTGGAGGAGctaaaagaggaagaggagcagATACAAAGGGAGAAagtggaagaggaggaagagcagATACATAAGGAGAATgtggaagaggaggagcttGTAGAAAAGGAAGAGAGGAAGCAAATGGGAGATGAAATGACGgatgggattgaacccacaGAGCCCGGGGTGAGTAAAGAGGTTGACGAAAATTTAGTGGCGGTAGTGGTGAAAGACGACGACctcaaaacacagacaaaaagaaaagagaaaggtGATGAGAAAGACATTAAGACATTCAAAAAATGTTCCATGGCGTGCATGCTACGAGAACCTAAAGTGGCAGCTCTGCGTGAACCCAAACGATTAACACGGCCCAAAGTTCGCCGTAAATACAACTTCACACCAGTTACTAAGAACCTTCATCTTGGGAAGCCAGCCTACAGCGGGGTTCACCTGAGGTATTTTAAAAGCTCATCCACGCCGGCAAAAGAGGAGACTCATTACTGTCGTAATCGGAGACGTACCGCCGAGATGATAGAAGACGCCTATCTGAGTGACGAACAGATGAGCCAACCGGATGCCGCCAGTGACGGCTCGGAATTGGATTTAAACACTAATGAATCGTCTCTGTGGACTTAA
- the LOC144200525 gene encoding uncharacterized protein LOC144200525 — protein MRMSQRAFTIKTRVETAGDKSNAQSGSLPRLNPQARTVVFQTKTQIHKTTPDKKFNPYKKTEEIKLKLPPINTVSKTRLHSSYSNSINELKNQNYDLKLQLVEVKTETKLLKKVQQRHTVALQHFQDSEECVSEVLNQNDGEVRDLQKLLCGTRTCRNNLAWKLQVTEKELTNVKDRITHLQQRVIKEQALPAKDELSRKLNEVSIELTEKDKRINDLEKCNKLLRGSLNRQAASELRKINTARKTSFCLQTQVYELSKETRDIKRELEIHNIYAFRLQNQNLPKKKGKINKMVQTELLVSSPCSDLDSRPKSELSESDDKRQLSEHLASIPPIPETRVYQESAPQESYTIEGPRSDLDDSQTPAPDTKELSSQQSEGKFTTDDEASEDKKSELATDSTTKKEDSAVVWVPTPPQPKSFGRSKLQRRKYFFSPVVENMHRGKPAYPGLTLSEYRLLQRHKKGVRIGRPASSKSTICKSEITDNSSPRTIQTPQGDVVPSVTPGASDLESNPNDSKT, from the exons ATGAGGATGAGTCAGAGGGCCTTTACAATCAAGACACGGGTTGAAACTGCAGGAGACAAAAGTAACGCGCAATCGGGCTCTCTGCCCAGACTCAACCCACAGGCGCGCACCGTGGTTTTTCAAACCAAAACACAGATTCACAAAACCACTCCGGACAAGAAATTTAAtccctataaaaaaacggaag AAATTAAGCTGAAGTTACCTCCAATCAATACTGTTTCAAAGACTAGGCTACATTCGTCTTACTCAAACAGCATTAATGAGCTGAAAAACCAGAACTATGACCTGAAACTACAACTGGTAGAAGTAAAGACGGAGACCAAGCTGTTGAAAAAAGTTCAACAACGGCACACAGTTGCACTTCAGCATTTCCAAGACTCAGAGGAGTGTGTTTCTGAG GTGCTGAATCAAAACGACGGTGAAGTCCGTGACTTGCAAAAGTTGCTCTGTGGGACGCGCACATGCCGTAATAACCTGGCCTGGAAGCTTCAGGTCACTGAGAAAGAACTGACCAATGTCAAAGACAGGATCACCCACCTCCAGCAGAGGGTCATCAAGGAACAGGCCTTGCCGGCCAAGGACGAATTGTCTCGCAAGCTGAATGAAGTTTCCATTGAGCTAACTGAGAAGGACAAGCGGATAAAC GATTTAGAAAAGTGTAACAAATTGCTACGAGGCTCCCTCAATCGCCAAGCAGCATCAGAACTCCGGAAAATAAATACGGCCAGGAAGACATCATTCTGTCTTCAGACGCAGGTTTATGAATTATCCAAGGAAACTCGG GACATAAAAAGAGAGCTGGAGATTCACAATATTTATGCCTTCAGACTCCAGAACCAAAACCTACCAAAAAAGAAAG GGAAAATAAACAAGATGGTCCAGACTGAGTTATTAGTCTCCTCGCCTTGCAGCGATCTTGATAGTCGTCCTAAATCGGAACTTTCCGAGTCTGACGATAAACGGCAACTTAGTGAGCATCTTGCCTCCATTCCTCCGATTCCTGAGACACGCGTTTACCAGGAGAGTGCACCCCAGGAATCATATACAATTGAAGGTCCAAGAAGTGACCTGGATGATAGTCAGACACCAG CTCCAGATACTAAGGAGCTTTCCTCTCAGCAATCCGAAGGCAAGTTCACTACTGACGATGAAGCGTCAGAAGATAAGAAATCCGAGCTGGCGACGGATTCGACAACTAAAAAGGAGGATTCTGCAGTGGTTTGGGTCCCAACGCCACCTCAACCAAAATCGTTTGGACGTTCTAAACTCCAAAGACGTAAATATTTCTTCTCACCAGTGGTTGAGAACATGCATAGGGGAAAACCAGCCTACCCAGGGCTGACCCTAAGCGAATACAGATTATTACAGAGACATAAGAAAGGGGTCAGAATCGGTCGACCAGCTTCTTCAAAGTCAACTATTTGCAAATCAGAAATCACAGATAATAGCTCACCGCGCACAATCCAAACGCCCCAAGGTGACGTGGTGCCTTCAGTGACACCAGGAGCCTCTGATTTGGAGTCAAACCCTAATGACTCAAAAACATGA